The sequence below is a genomic window from Bremerella alba.
AGATGATGAAGTCATACCTAGAGGATTCAGGGAAATTTACCGTAGATGTCGCTACGACAGGTAAGAAATCAACCGATGGGTTTGCTCCCGTTTTCAAAGACTATGATGTCGTCATCAGCAATTACAACGGTCAGCGTTGGCCTAGTGCTACGGACAAGGCCTTTGTCGAATATGTGAACTCTGGCGGCGGCTTCGTTGTCGTACATGCTGCGAACAATGCGTTTGGCGACTGGGACGAATACAACCGCATCATTGGGCTAGGGGGTTGGGGTGGCCGTAATGCCCAGAGCGGGCCTTACGTTTACTTCAACAAGCAAGACGAAATCGTCCGCGATACCTCCAAGGGTAAAGGGGGGCACCATGGACGCCAGCATCCATTTCAAGTGATCGTGCGGGACGCAGATCATCCGATTACTCAGGGAATGCCCAAGTCGTGGATGCACACGCAAGACGAATTATACGATCAGCTTCGTGGCCCTGCTGAAAACATGAAAGTGCTTGCCACTGCCTATGCCGATCCAGCGACCGGCGGAAGTGGACGGCACGAACCGATGATTATGACCATCGACTATGGCAAAGGCCGCGTTTTCCACACGCCGATGGGGCATGCCGAATATTCAATGGAATGCGTTGGTTTCATTACGACCTTGCTTCGCGGAACAGAGTGGGCCGCTACGGGGAAAGTTACTAAAACGATTCCGGATGATTTTCCCGAACCCAACGCCGAGGCAAAGCGTCCGTTTGAAGCGGAAAAGAATTAGTTGATCGCTTAGTAGGTGGGCATGCTTGGGTCGATATCCTGAGCCCAAGCGTGGATACCGCCGGCCATATTCTGCACCTTGGGGAACCCTTGTTGACGCAGCCACTGGGTGACTCGCATACTACGTCCCCCGTGATGACAATGCACGACAATGTGCCGCTGACGGTGTGGTTCTAATTCGCTTAGACGATCCTGAATCTCGCTCATGGGAATGAGCGTAGAACCGTCAATGCGGACCAAGTCGAACTCATTCTGTTCGCGGCAATCCAGCAAGACGAAATCGGCCTTCTGGTTTGTCAGTTCTTGAACGTCGAGGCAGGTTGTTTCGATAGGTAGGCTGGTTTCTTCAGACATTTCTATTTCCTGGCAGTTGGAAGTTAATGTACCGACGAATCTAAAGGATGAGGCCGTCCATCGTCCAGTAGGACGTAATCTGATAAGTTGGATGGTTTACAGGATGCACGTCTTACTCAGCCAGTTTACCGATTAGCATGAATCTCGAAGCAACCCGAACATTCTCAATCGAAGTCATCCAAACGCTTCAGTCGGCAGGGTTTCAGGCACTTTGGGCAGGGGGGTGCGTAAGAGACTTGCTACTGCGAAAGCCGTCGAAAGATTTTGATGTCGCCACCGACGCCACGCCGGATCAGGTCCGCGATCTTTTCGGTTTCGATCGAACACTGCCGATTGGGGCCTCTTTTGGGGTTATCACCGTGCAAGGGGGCAAGCGTCGAGGTCAGGTTGAGGTCGCCACTTTTCGGACCGATTTGGGGTATTCCGACGGTCGTCGGCCAGATGAAGTTCGCTTTAGTAGTGCCGAGGAAGATGCTCAGCGACGCGACTTTACGATCAACGGGATGTTCTATGATCCTATCCAAGAGAAGATTCTCGACTATGTCGGCGGACAACGCGACCTGAAGAATCGCCTAGTACGCAGTATCGGCAACCCATACAAGCGTTTCGAGGAAGACAAGCTGCGAATGCTCAGAGCTGTAAGGTTTAGCTCAACCTTTGCTTTTGATCTAGAACTGCAGACTCAGCATGCGATCCGCGAGTACGCCAGGCATATTCACGTCGTGAGCGCGGAGAGAATCGCTTCCGAGATGCGGCGAATGCTGACTAACGATCATCGCATGATCGCCGTGAGAATGTTGCGAGATCTGACTTTGCTGCACGAGATTTTTCCCGAAGCAGATTCAACCGTGGGCCATGCGCTGCGGTGGAGCGAGACCTATCATTCGCTTCAGCGTTTAACACTGAGTGACTTTCGAATCGCGATGGCGCTACTATTGAGATATCCCTGTCAAAATAGCGTGTTGAATGGCAACCCTCTCAAGCCAATTCAGCCAGCCGAAAGGGTGTGCGATCGCTGGAAGTTAACCAACGACGAGACAAAAACAATTCAATGGTTGCTACGGCACGAATATACTATTCGCCATGCAGAACAAGTTACTTGGCCAAAGCTTCAGCGGTTATTGATTGCTGACTCGGCACCGCTGTTGCTAGGCATGGGGTATGCCATTCAGCGAGCTCGTGATTACTCAACGTCCGGCGTAGAATATGCCGAATCTCGCATGAGCCTGCCAGAAGAAGAATTGAATCCCCTTCCTCTCCTCTCTGGCAGCAACTTAATTCAAGCTGGATTCAAGCCAGGTCCGCAGTTTCAAAGAGTGCTTGAAGCGGTTCGCGATCAGCAACTGGAGAAACGCCTGCACACCACCGAAGAGGCTTTGGCTTTCGCTAGGGCTAATTGGGATTTAGACCACAGCTAAACTGACAACAAACCAGACAAAGAACAGACAACCGAAGGACGACCCGATGCATTTTCTACTGGAATTAATCATTCGCTGGGCCCACATCATACCGGCTATCATTCTCGTAGGAGGAACGCTTTATATGGTTTTGGCATTGCGTCCCGCGATACAAGCAACCGAGTTTTCCGAAAAGGACGAGTTAAAGTCGGCAATTCGTGCGCGCTGGGCCAAGGTTGTGATGATCTGTGCCGGCATCATTCTTCTTAGTGGGATTGCATCCCTGGTGCTTCAAGCAACCACGTATACGTTCCCTCAGAAGTATTATCATCCCGTAGCTGGGATGAAGTTTTTATTGGCGTTGGTCATTCTTTACATTGCCAGTTTGCTGAGTGGGCGTAGTAAGAATGCAGAGAAGTTCCGCGAGAAGGAGGCCTTCTGGCTGAAGCTCAACGCTACTCTGGCAGTCATCTTGGTGTTGATGGCCGGAACGCTACGAGTGGCCGATCGCGTGCCTAAAAATGCCGATTCTGCCGATTCTGAGGTCTTAGCTCCTTCCCAGGAAGGGGTGACCGGCGAGAATTCTTAATGTATTGGGGGAAAGCGACTAAGATAGAGTCACGCCGGGGGCTACCTCCTTTAAGGCTGCTGGCGTTTTATATTCCCCTTCGACGATAGGTGTGCCTGCCATGTCCAACCGAAACGAGGCCTTGGCTGTCTTGAAGCTAGCTCGCGATGCGCTCCTCGCTCGCATGACCGAAGCGATACTCGACCAAGCCGAAGAGATCGTCGCCGATGCGGAAGGAGAATCGTTTCTCAGCGAGATCGAATCGTTGTACGACCAAATGGGCAATAAGCTGGCGCACCTAAATCAAATGATTGCCAACTTGCCGGCTGAGCTAGAACCGCAATTGGATGCGTACTCATACGATCGGGAAGACGAAGCCGACGAAAAGCCAAAGGCCCGGTTACCTCATATTCCAATCGCATCGCAGTCGGCTACGCAGCTGGCGCCAAGCATCGAACGCGATGACTTAATCGGACTGCCCGCTCCCGGCGTTAGTCAGCCGAAGGCCCCTGCTTTTGCTCGTTTTGTTTCCCATATCGAACAAGGCGAAATCGATCAGGCTGGAGATGTCATTGCTCATATTTTTGGTTTGTCTCCTTTTAGCGGTATGAAGTGCGCAGAAACCTTCTCCGTTCGGTACGAAAGCGATACGGCCGTTGTCGTCAAGGCGATGCGTATTAGACAGGAACTTACGCATAACCGTTTTAACGATGCCTTAATGCTGATGCACGAATGCTTCGGACTTCAGGGAATCGAGGCGATGATTGCCCTGCAAAAGATGCGGGAGATTATTGCTGCTCCCTCTAGCAGTTAGTACAACACATTCTTTCACCAAGCGATAAATGGGAGTCTTCATGGACAAGAAGCAAAAGAAGCGTCTCGATATTCTTCAGAAGAAGATGCAAACATTGAATCAGAAACTTGCCGGAGTCAAGGAACAAGCAGACGAACCGGGAGAAGTGGAAGCAGTCGAGCAAGAGATTGCCAAAACTCGGGAAGAGATCGAAAAGCTCAAAGCTTCCTAAAAAGATTCGCATATCTCTTGGCGGTTGCTTAAACTGCTAGTCGCCCCCTCGTCCCTCAATTTCCCACCCTCTGGACGACCATTGTGATGCGACGAACTAAAGTCTTCTTGGCAGGCATATTCCTAATGCTTGCCTGCATGTTTTTTTCGGTAGCAAACGCTCAGGATGCCATGCGTGTTCTACCTCCTGGAGAGCTGCCTAGCGATTCTCGTCTGGCTCCGCCAAAAGATCTGAACGGGTACTTTCCGTTCTCGCCACCTGCGAGTGTCGCCCAGTGGGATGTCCGGTCGGAAGACGTTCGTACTCAATTGAAAGTCGCGCTCGGTCTTTGGCCAATGCCTCCAAAGACATCGCTCAACTATGAGGTCACCGGACGACGAGAGTTTGTCGACTATTCGGTCTCAAATATTCGATTTGAGAGTATTCCAGGGCTGTATGTCACCGGTAATCTATACGAACCACTAGGCAAAGAGGGGCCTTTTCCTGGTGTCCTTTGTCCGCACGGGCACTGGGCGAATGGGCGATACTACGTTGCCGATGAAAACGCTGTGAAAAAGCAGCTTGAAAGCGGTGCGGAAACCGACGCCGTAGCCGCTGAGAACCCGATTCAGGCCCGCTCCGTGCATTTGGCACGCATGGGTTGTGTCGTACTGCAAATCGACATGCTTGGTTATGCCGATAGTCAGCAACTATCGTTCGAGCTCGTTCACAAGTTTTCCCAGCAGCGGCCAGAAATGAACACGAACGAGCGTTGGGGTTTTTTCAGCCCTCAAGCGGAATCGCATTTGCAATCGGTCATGGGGCTACAGATCTGGAATTGCATTCGATCGCTTGATGTTCTCGAAAGTTTTTCTCGCGTCGACAAGTCACGCCTGGCAATCACAGGAGCGAGTGGTGGTGCGACGCAAACTATGTTGGCTTCCGCGATCGACCCTCGGGTCGCCGTTTGCTTTCCAGCTGTGATGGTTTCAACGGCCATGCAAGGAGGTTGCACCTGTGAAAACTGTACGTTGCTTCGCATTGGGACTGGCAACGTCGAGTTCGCCGCTCTCTTCGCCCCTAAGCCTCAGGGACTTACGTCTGCCGATGACTGGACGGTCGATTTTGAAACGAAAGGTTTTCCCGAACTGAATCAGCTATACGACTTAATGGATGCTGAAAACCGCGTGCATCTGACCGCGAGAACCGAGTTCGGGCATAATTATAATGCCGTATCTCGCAAAGCGATGTACGAGCTGTTCAAGAAGGAATTTGGTTTAGATGCTTCCACCCAAGAGCGACCGTTCAACCGGCTTGGCATTGAAGAGCTGTCAGTCTGGAACGAAGAGAATCGCCCAACGTACAAACCAGAGTTTGAGAGAGAACTGGTCGAGAGAATGACCGAGCAGTCGGACGAAACGATCATGCCGCTGCTATTGGGTGACTCGGAAAAGTTCGCCAATTATCGTGAGATGGTTGATAAGGCGTTGGACGTGATTGTTGGTTGGGAAGCCCCTGCCGCCGATCAGCTAGACTTTAATGTAAAGGATAAACAGCAGCAGCAAGACTTCTTGTTGATTTCCGGGCTGCTGCACAA
It includes:
- a CDS encoding ThuA domain-containing protein; its protein translation is MRTLLLSWTCLLLFVFSSAVFADDAKLKALIVDGQNNHGVWPKTTQMMKSYLEDSGKFTVDVATTGKKSTDGFAPVFKDYDVVISNYNGQRWPSATDKAFVEYVNSGGGFVVVHAANNAFGDWDEYNRIIGLGGWGGRNAQSGPYVYFNKQDEIVRDTSKGKGGHHGRQHPFQVIVRDADHPITQGMPKSWMHTQDELYDQLRGPAENMKVLATAYADPATGGSGRHEPMIMTIDYGKGRVFHTPMGHAEYSMECVGFITTLLRGTEWAATGKVTKTIPDDFPEPNAEAKRPFEAEKN
- a CDS encoding rhodanese-like domain-containing protein — translated: MSEETSLPIETTCLDVQELTNQKADFVLLDCREQNEFDLVRIDGSTLIPMSEIQDRLSELEPHRQRHIVVHCHHGGRSMRVTQWLRQQGFPKVQNMAGGIHAWAQDIDPSMPTY
- a CDS encoding CCA tRNA nucleotidyltransferase; amino-acid sequence: MNLEATRTFSIEVIQTLQSAGFQALWAGGCVRDLLLRKPSKDFDVATDATPDQVRDLFGFDRTLPIGASFGVITVQGGKRRGQVEVATFRTDLGYSDGRRPDEVRFSSAEEDAQRRDFTINGMFYDPIQEKILDYVGGQRDLKNRLVRSIGNPYKRFEEDKLRMLRAVRFSSTFAFDLELQTQHAIREYARHIHVVSAERIASEMRRMLTNDHRMIAVRMLRDLTLLHEIFPEADSTVGHALRWSETYHSLQRLTLSDFRIAMALLLRYPCQNSVLNGNPLKPIQPAERVCDRWKLTNDETKTIQWLLRHEYTIRHAEQVTWPKLQRLLIADSAPLLLGMGYAIQRARDYSTSGVEYAESRMSLPEEELNPLPLLSGSNLIQAGFKPGPQFQRVLEAVRDQQLEKRLHTTEEALAFARANWDLDHS
- a CDS encoding alpha/beta hydrolase family protein; the protein is MRVLPPGELPSDSRLAPPKDLNGYFPFSPPASVAQWDVRSEDVRTQLKVALGLWPMPPKTSLNYEVTGRREFVDYSVSNIRFESIPGLYVTGNLYEPLGKEGPFPGVLCPHGHWANGRYYVADENAVKKQLESGAETDAVAAENPIQARSVHLARMGCVVLQIDMLGYADSQQLSFELVHKFSQQRPEMNTNERWGFFSPQAESHLQSVMGLQIWNCIRSLDVLESFSRVDKSRLAITGASGGATQTMLASAIDPRVAVCFPAVMVSTAMQGGCTCENCTLLRIGTGNVEFAALFAPKPQGLTSADDWTVDFETKGFPELNQLYDLMDAENRVHLTARTEFGHNYNAVSRKAMYELFKKEFGLDASTQERPFNRLGIEELSVWNEENRPTYKPEFERELVERMTEQSDETIMPLLLGDSEKFANYREMVDKALDVIVGWEAPAADQLDFNVKDKQQQQDFLLISGLLHNDQNKSQLPALFLYPNENWNGHTVLWLTKEGKSGVFDEGERLKPEVAKLVSSGISVAAVDLIYQGDFLPDRQSFQETPRVENSREAAAYTLGYNHSVAAQRIQDILSTAAFMRKHDRQPKSIGLVALDPAIAALGSVAVATHSDAFDFGVLKTDGFRFGHVKSIRSPDLLPGGAKYGDVPGFLAMASPMLLRVIGEDEDSEKPVRVAYGRDEKQEMLTDMDSEVSPVDWIMNQLSAIAVQ